Sequence from the Pseudophaeobacter arcticus DSM 23566 genome:
CACGGCCTTGGCACGCTGCGAAGACCAGGCCAGCGCATCGTTCAGCTCCAGCGCAGTCAGAACCGCCATGCCATTGGGCGTGATCTGCAAGCCCGCCCCAACTTCCGAGACGGCCCCGGATTGCTCCAACACAGTGACCTGCGCCCCTTTGCGCTGCAAAACCAAAGCCGCCGCCAGGCCGCCGATGCCTGCGCCGATGATGGTAACGTTGAGATGTCTCAGTGTCATTGCTGCCTGCTGTATTTCGCTCATGCATTGTCCATAAACGAAAATCGCCGGAGCAACAGGCCCCGGCGTGATGGTTTTTTTGCATTCTCTCAGAAATCAATCGTCACGATGGACTTTCTCGCGGCGTTCGTGACGTTCCTGCGCTTCAAGGCTCATCGTGGCATTGGGACGCGCATCCAGACGTTTCAGAGAAATTGGCTCTCCGGTCACTTCGCAGTAACCATATTCGCCCTCATCAATCCGGCGGATCGCCGCGTCAATTTTGGAAACCAGCTTGCGCTGGCGATCTCTGGTCCGCAGCTCCAATGCCCGGTCCGTTTCTTCGCTGGCCCGGTCTGCAACATCAGGAATATTGCGGGTGTTGTCTTGCAACCCTTCGATGGTATCGCGGCTTTCTGCGAGCAGATCCTGCTTCCAGTTCAGAAGTTTACGACGGAAATACTCAAGCTGCCGATCATTCATGAAAGGCTCATCTTCGGCCGGACGGTAATCTTCCGGCAGAAACATCTCTTGTTTCATTTCGGCTCCTTCGGTCTCGCCCATTCTGTAGGTCTCTTCAATCTTCGCCATACATCCTGGCTCCCCATGCCGCTGCGTTTATCCCCTGACAAGCCGATTGTCACTACACAATAGTAAACAGACCGGGTTAAAACCTTCCTAAATGCGCCAGATCGCGAGAAAGCAAGCAGGGGATGTATATAAATTATGCAGTTTCAAGGCACTAAAGACTACGTCGCCACCGACGACCTGAAAATAGCAGTCAATGCAGCCGTCACACTGGAGCGCCCGCTACTGGTCAAGGGCGAACCCGGCACCGGCAAGACTGAATTGGCCCGTCAGGTGGCTGAGTCCCTAGGGCTGAAGATGATCGAGTGGAACGTCAAATCCACCACCCGCGCCCAGCAGGGGCTGTATGAATATGACGCGGTCAGCCGGTTGCGCGACAGCCAGCTTGGTGAAGAGCGCGTGCATGACGTCAAAAACTACATCAAAAAAGGGAAGCTCTGGGAAGCCTTTGAAGCGGATGAAAAGGTCGTGTTGTTGATTGATGAGATCGACAAGGCAGATATCGAGTTTCCAAACGATCTGCTGCAGGAGCTCGATAAGATGGAGTTTCACGTCTACGAGACCGGCGAAACAATCCGCGCGGTCAATCGCCCGATCATGATCATCACCTCCAACAACGAAAAAGAGCTGCCCGACGCCTTTTTGCGCCGCTGCTTCTTCCACTACATCCAGTTCCCCGACGCCGCGACCATGAAAAAAATCGTCGCGGTGCATCATCCGGATATCAAGGAGTCGCTGCTGACAGCTGCGCTGACACAGTTCTACGAGATTCGCGACACCGCCGGTCTGAAGAAAAAGCCTTCGACCTCAGAGGTGCTGGACTGGTTGAAGCTGCTTTTGGCCGAAGACCTGAGCCCAGAAGATCTGGCCCGCAACGGGGCCGATGCGCTGCCCAAACTGCATGGTGCTCTGCTCAAGAACGAACAGGATGTGCATTTGTTTGAACGCCTGGCCTTTATGGCACGCGGTCGCAAGTAAGGACGCTGTGATCCTCAAAACAGGGTGCGGGATGTCTTGCCCCTGTTTTGGGATCATGTCTGGGCTGAGACACAACCGACAAGTTCCTCTCAGCCGCCTCTGTCTCTTCAAATTTGCGCCCCATTACCTTATTACCTTGGCACGGATCTATTGACTGGGTGCCGTATCGCGCCGATTTTTTTGTGACGCATGCTGGAGCTCCGAGTGATTCCCCAAAGATTTCAATTTGGTCCCTTTGCCACCTCCAAGCGCCCTCATGGTCTGGCCCGGCCTGATGCGCTGGCAGGACCTCGGGCTCTGGCGCGGC
This genomic interval carries:
- the dksA gene encoding RNA polymerase-binding protein DksA, translating into MKQEMFLPEDYRPAEDEPFMNDRQLEYFRRKLLNWKQDLLAESRDTIEGLQDNTRNIPDVADRASEETDRALELRTRDRQRKLVSKIDAAIRRIDEGEYGYCEVTGEPISLKRLDARPNATMSLEAQERHERREKVHRDD
- a CDS encoding AAA family ATPase codes for the protein MQFQGTKDYVATDDLKIAVNAAVTLERPLLVKGEPGTGKTELARQVAESLGLKMIEWNVKSTTRAQQGLYEYDAVSRLRDSQLGEERVHDVKNYIKKGKLWEAFEADEKVVLLIDEIDKADIEFPNDLLQELDKMEFHVYETGETIRAVNRPIMIITSNNEKELPDAFLRRCFFHYIQFPDAATMKKIVAVHHPDIKESLLTAALTQFYEIRDTAGLKKKPSTSEVLDWLKLLLAEDLSPEDLARNGADALPKLHGALLKNEQDVHLFERLAFMARGRK